The proteins below come from a single Puniceicoccales bacterium genomic window:
- a CDS encoding 50S ribosomal protein L11 methyltransferase, which produces MERAFVKLPSADMADRINDFIQSRQLSEWVIEIEDSGITLSGYFQKVTSEDIAVIASEFAELSLDMFMVEKVMRKDWANEYKKFITPFNIGRLHIVPIWEKETYEIPEGGGVAVYIDAEMAFGTGAHETTKLCLARIIDFKNLFRDVLFLKNFIDVGCGSGILSLAAAKFGMANVYGFDIDKQAIEISLKNAKVNGISEGIEFAKGNIQECILGHQADLICANVLAPTLIESASILVNTVKQYGMLSLSGILIEESMTVKDAFDPLVKRYWDSFMLSERKNGAWMEICYMRG; this is translated from the coding sequence AGGCAGTTATCTGAATGGGTTATCGAGATCGAAGATAGTGGTATCACATTGAGTGGATATTTTCAGAAGGTTACCTCCGAGGATATTGCAGTGATCGCCAGTGAGTTCGCCGAGTTGAGTCTTGACATGTTCATGGTGGAGAAGGTCATGAGGAAAGACTGGGCCAATGAATATAAGAAATTTATAACACCATTTAATATTGGTAGGTTGCATATCGTCCCCATATGGGAAAAAGAGACCTATGAAATTCCAGAAGGAGGAGGAGTTGCTGTATACATAGATGCCGAAATGGCCTTCGGTACCGGAGCCCATGAAACCACGAAGCTATGCTTGGCTAGGATAATAGATTTTAAAAATCTATTTCGAGATGTATTGTTTTTGAAAAATTTCATAGATGTGGGATGTGGCTCAGGCATACTATCACTGGCTGCAGCAAAATTCGGCATGGCCAATGTATATGGGTTCGACATAGACAAGCAAGCCATAGAAATTAGTCTGAAAAATGCCAAGGTAAATGGTATTTCCGAAGGCATTGAGTTTGCCAAAGGAAATATCCAGGAATGTATACTTGGCCATCAGGCAGATTTGATCTGTGCCAATGTGCTAGCTCCCACATTGATAGAAAGTGCTTCAATTCTAGTGAATACGGTAAAACAATACGGTATGCTCTCGCTTAGTGGCATACTGATTGAAGAAAGTATGACAGTAAAAGATGCCTTTGATCCACTGGTTAAGAGATATTGGGATTCATTTATGCTCAGTGAAAGAAAAAATGGAGCCTGGATGGAGATCTGTTACATGAGGGGATGA